The nucleotide sequence NNNNNNNNNNNNNNNNNNNNNNNNNNNNNNNNNNNNNNNNNNNNNNNNNNNNNNNNNNNNNNNNNNNNNNNNNNNNNNNNNNNNNNNNNNNNNNNNNNNNNCTTATgtgttgaatttatttACCGGAGCCATCAGTTCAGCCATCAGTTTAGCTGTTACCCCCGCATTAAAAGATCCGTACTTGGTAATTGTGTTTAGTGTCATTGGTGGAGTTGAATTTTTAGCTGGTCTTATCTTGTTGCTGcacttcttcaacttgCATAAAACAATGGGGGAAGAGGAGAAAGAAAGGATTGCATTGGGTGGTTCGGCTATTTCGGAGAAAACTATTGCAAGGAAAGGATTGGAGCCAATATTTAGCCCCCCCCCCCCGAATCGCTACCCATTAGCAGCTGTAACATCTCTTAAGTCAGTTGGAGTAGAAGAATGATCAGGTAGAAGTATAGAACACACCTTCATTTTGTAGAAggattttcaatatttaGTTTGTAATTTTATCATTTCGCGCTTTGTAAACAGTCGCAACTATTCTTCTTTTACCCTTCACACTTCGTCGATGAAAGACTGCTTCTCATGTCTAGGgaatcttcaaatgataatGTATTTCAGCCACCAAATTTGAGTTCCAGGGAGCTGCTTACATCGATTGTCACTCATGAGGGATTCCGATCTCGTTCTAAGAAGGGAGCAAGTCATCTTCCGAGCCTCCCTAATTCGCCTAGTGTTCAGTCGGAAAAGAACTATTTCGAACAGGACAGCATCAAACAAGATGATTCCAGTGGAAATAActttgttgagtttgacTTGAGCTCAATGAACTCGAAAAATAGAACAAGCGAGTCACTTCCTAAAGTGTTGGAGAAAGTATATGTTCCTTCCAATCCTGACACACCACAGATTGAGGAGCACCCTGAAGAGCCTATCGACAACACTCAAGTTGAATTGGTACCTGCAACAAAAGAGGATGACTTTTTTAGTGAATCTAATTGGAAAGAAATGAAAACGATATCTTATCTAGACTTTTACGATGACAAGGGTGAGCTTCAACACAAATCTGAATCTGGACATGACTTTATTCACAACAATAATCTTCATTTTGGGTATACCAAAATAGATACAGAAGAACAGGTCAACAAATATGCAGCTTTAGATAAAAAGACTgattttttgttcaaaaatgcAACTCGTAAACCACGTACTTATGGAGAGAAAAATGTACTTTTCGATGCAgaggatgaagaatttgataacaatgatgaagttgacCCAAATGAGGCTTTGACCGATACGAAGGATATGCTTTCAGACTCACAACGATTGGCATATGTGGGAATGGCCAAATTGATAATGGTGGATATGGCTACAAAGTTAGTCATGGTGCAATTTGGAACGAGTAGTAAATTGGCAAAGCAAATGAGCGAATCTCAAAAACATTTCTCCAATTGGTCCTCGAATACGTCGCTCAAATTGTACGATCATTTAGGGTTGATAAAGGAGGAGAAAgaaatgattgaaaatttgagtAAGCATGGAGTTGAAATTAGTGATTTGTCAAAGAGTCTAACTTCTTTGGAATTGAACAAGCCTAAGGGCCTTACCGACGACTTTGATTTGAGATGGGTTTTGATATGtgatttatttttgttaCTACTAAGTGATGGATATTACGACGCTCGTTCGAGGTCTCTTTTGATGACATTCGCAGATATAGTGGGTATTTCTGGCTTGGAAGTCTTGCAATTTGAGCGAAGGTTGATGGAGTGTCTTGATATGGAAACCAAGGAcagatcaattgaaaacaaagatgaATCGCTAAGCGATCAGCTGTTTGTCAAACGACAAATTAAGAAGAACAGAAATAAGCGGTTGGCTATGATTGGATTGGCGACTTTGGGTGGAGGGTTGGCCATTGGATTATCTGCAGGGTTATTGGCTCCTGTTATTGGAGCTGGTATTGCTGCAGGTTTAACCACCGTAGGAATCACAGGAACTAGTGGCTTTTTGGCAGGTGTTGGAGGAAGTGTTTTAATCACTACAAGCGGAGTTGCAATAGGTGCCAAAGTCGGAAATAAAGCAGGTGCAAGAAGAGTTGGTGATGTACAAACATTTGAGCTCAAGCCGTTGCACAACAATAAAAGATCAAACCTTATAGTCACCGTTAGTGGTTGGATGAATGGTGCAATGGATGATGTTCGACTTCCGTTTTCGACAGTTGACCCTGTGATGGGAGATAtgttttctttgctttGGGAACCGGAGATGTTGCAATCAATGGGTCAAACGATTGGTATTTTAGCAAGTGAGGCATTGAGTACATCCATCCAGCAAATATTGGGAGCAACTATTCTTAGTGCATTGATGTCTGCCATTCAACTTCCAATGGCGTTGTCGAAACTTTCGTACTTATTGGATAATCCGTGGAATGTGTCTTTGGATCGTGCTTGGAAAGCGGGGAAGATCTTGGCTGAAACAATCTTATCTGGAAACTTAGGTGTGAGACCCATAACATTAGTTGGATTCTCACTAGGGGCGCGGTTAATTTACTCCTGCTTGATAGAAATGGCCCATAGAGGCGGATACGGATTAATCGAAAATGTCATTCTCTTGGGATCGCCAATTGCTATCGATGTTGATCATCTCGCTCAAGCTAGGTCCGTTGTGAGTGGGAAGTTTATCAATGGATACTCAAAGAAAGATTGGATATTGGGTTATCTATTTAGAGCAACCGGTGGTGGAATTCTGACAGTCGCTGGGTTATCACCCTTGGAATCTGTAAGTGGAATCGAAAACATCGACTGTACAGAGTTCGTCGAAGGTCACATGTCATACAGAAAAGCAATACCAAAAATCCTACAATCAATAGATTGGGAAGTGCTAAGTGATAATTTtgcagaaattgaagagCCAGACCCAGAGCAAGGGGAGAGACAAAGACAATTGATTAGTGAGTTTGATGAAGCTAGAGCAAAAATGGAAGAGCAAAAAAATACACAGGCTGAACCCAAAGGATGGCGGAAATGGTTTGGGCCAAGAAAGAAAGACTGGTGGGATATTTATGGTCAGTCAGGAGCTGATAATGATGCCAACGATGGGTCAAAAGAGGAATACAATGTCGAAGAACCCCCtatttttgatttagaGGCTTTGGCTAACGAGGtgaatgatattgaagCTGCCGCTAAGGACAAACAGAAGGAAAAGGTAGTGGAATGAGTTATTACAGTAGTTCGCTaatttttatatttgtatttttcaattttttttttctctgactcaaaaaattttcagcACCATTCAGTTAAAGCTCCAACATCAAGCATGCCTACTATTCCAGTTGATAAGGAGGACCTTTTCAGGTTATTAGGTAGATCATATACTACTGAAGAGTTTGACGAAttgtgttttcaatttggtatcGAATTAGATGAGGATACTACAGAAGAATGCCAAGGTGATGAGAGACCTCAGTTGAAGATTGAAGTTCCTGCAAACAGATATGACATGTTGTGTATTGAGGGTATTGCTCAAgcattgaatgaatttttaGGAAACAAGGAACAACCACAgtacaaattgaaaccagaAATTCCGGAGATCACTTTAACTATCAAGGAGTCTACTTTTCCTATTCGTCAATACGCTGCTTCGGCTATTTTGAGAAATGTCACATTTGACCAAAGATCATATGACTCTTTTATTGCCTTGCAGGATAAATTACACACCAACTTGTGCCGAAATAGGACTTTAGTGGCCATTGGGACTCATGATTTGGATACCTTAACTCCTCCATTCACATACGAGGCATTACAACCAAAGGATATCATATTCAAGCCGTTGAATCAGTCTAAGGTCATGGACGGTGAAGAATTGATGGAATTTTACGAGAAAGATAAGAACATTGGTAAATACTTGCACATCATCAGGGACTCGCCCGTTTATCCAGTTATGTTGGATGCAAACAGAACTGTTGCTTCCTTGCCACCAATTATCAACTCGGACCATTCCAAGATCACCTTGAATACAAGGAATGTTTGGATCGATGTTACCGGAACTGATAGAACCAAGACAGAAATTGTGATTGAAACTTTGGTTGCAATGTTTTCAAGGTATAGTCAAACtccatttgaaattgaaccCCTCAAGGTAATTTCTGAACATAATGGTGAGACTCGTGTAACTCCTAAAGTGACTCCAAGGGAAGCCAAAGCTGAAATATCGTACATTAATTCGTGCTTGGGTTTGAATTACTCAGGCGAAGAAATTgccaaattgttgaaaaagatgtcATTGGAAGCTACCCCCTCAAAGGATGATAATGATATCCTTGACGTTAAAATTCCAATTACCAGATCAGATATTTTACATCAGTGTGATATTATGGAGGATGCTGCAATCGGTTATGGATAcgataatttgaaaaagaccAAACCAAGCAGTGAAAGTATGGTTGCTTCTGCTTTGCCAGTAAACAAAGTAGCTGATATTTTGAGGTTGGCAAGCTCCCAAGCCGGCTACCTGGAAGTCATGCCATTGACGTTGTGCTCTcatgatgaaaattttggatGGTTGAGAAAGAAGGATGATGGCTCAGCAGTGAAGTTGGAAAACCCAAAGACAATTGAATACCAAGTTGTTAGAACCACATTGTTGCCAGGTATCCTAAAAACGATCAAGGAAAACAGAAAGCATTCATTACCAATCAAAGTGTTTGAATGTGGtgatattgttttgaaagattcTAGTTTGGAAAGAGGTGCATTCAACCAGCGTAATTGGGCTGCGATCTATGCTGGTAAGACTTCTGGTTTCGAATATGTCCAAGGTTTATTGGGAAAGATTATGCAAACCATGAGAACTCCATGGTTGGAGAACCCATCAAAAGATGAGAGAAGAGGCTACTGGATTGAAGAAGACAAGACTAACACAACATTCTTTAACGGAAGAGGAGCAAAGATCTTTTTCAGAAGTCAGCCAAATGGAGAagttaaagaaattggagGTATCGGTGTTTTGCACCCCGAGGTGATGAGCAATTTCGACATTCCATACGCCGCTTCATCggttgaattgaatgcCGAAGTCTTTTTGTAAAGTAAACAGATAGCTATAGAGTTGAAGAGTAGTTAGCGGACCAGAATGTTAGAAGGGGCAAGTTTTGTACCCACTACACGACtccttttttcttttattcttttctcaCCAAAACATTAAATCACTCGTTGTAGCAATAGAGAGAGTATTAAATTACTAGAGTGCACCACTGGATCagaattggaattgattgttgtttagACCAAATAATCACTAAACCAGTTTGAAGTTAAATTTGTCAGTGAAAACGTTAAGTTCTTGTTACTCCTATTTCAAGTTAAATTTGCCAGCACACACACAATAAAAGAGAATTCATAATGAGTGGTAAAGGAGCTTCTTCTAAAGCTTATGATatgataatgaaattgttgttaGTGGGTGATTCAGGGGTCGGAAAATcatgtttgttgttgagattTGTCGAGGACAAGTTCAATCCGTCCTTCATCACAACCATTGGTATCGACTTCAAGATTAGAACAATTGAGAGCAAGGGAAAGAAAATTAAGTTGCAAGTATGGGATACCGCTGGTCAAGAAAGATTTAGAACCATCACTACTGCTTACTATAGAGGTGCCATGGGTATTGTAATAATCTACGATGTCACTGATTCAAGAAGTTTCGAAAACGTTGAGAATTGGTTCCAAACTGTATCTCAACATGCAAACGAGGATGCCCAAATTTTCTTAGTCGGTAACAAgtgtgatgatgatgtcaATAGACAAGTAAGCAAGGAACAAGGTGAAGAGTTGGCATCCAAATTGCACGTGCCATTTTTGGAAGCTTCGGCAAAGAGTAATGAAAACGTTGATGCGATCTTTTACGAGTTGGCAGGAATTATCCAGGAAAAACATGTTAATGATAACGCAGGAGCCGCcactggtggtggtgcagGTGGTGTAGACGTTTCCCAAGGAAACTCCGGCGTCAAgaacaattgttgttgagggGAAATATTCTAGAGGTGATTTTTTTAACAGTGTAGAAGTTCTCTCTGCTCTAGTGTCTACATGTGTCTTATAAATGttatctttcaaaagattaaagCTTTTACCGAAGGTTCTATGTGTTAGATTTTCTTACCAAAGTAGACCCATTGATCATCTAATGGCTTTTCTTCCAACTCTTCCCAACATTTCAAAGCGGATAATTCGTGACttaaattcaattcctCAGCAGCTTGAATGACAAGTTCCTCAATTAACCCATTaccaattttgttttctatGTTTTCTGTaatttcctcttcttccacTATTTTCAATCTGTTCTTAGTCAACTGTTCGACCGACTGTCTGTACACTGAatcttttggaaatttaTCGTTTAGCACCTTCAACTGTTCATGGTATAAAGTGACAAGAGCAGGTCTTGGGTTTGGATGTTTGTAAATACCCGTTATACCTGTTGGTAAACCTTCACCTGCTCTTACTATAACCTCtgacaacttcaatttgGGTATTTGTCTTAAAACTGAAGTAAATCTCATTGTCTCTATAGTTGAAGATAATATGTGATGCAATAAATAAGACCTCTTGTCCTTTCTCAGCCAACTTAGGTAAAATTTGAACTTTTGTAATAACAATTTCTCATTGATTGGTTGgctgaaaaaaaaaaagtgaaaTTTCAGACAGACACAGACTACATCCACGCAACAATTTCTAATTCGTGAGAAGAGTGTATGGAACCATAATAGCAAATCTGTATAGAACTATTTACTCTTAAAATGAATGTTCTACCTTACCAACTAGCTTAaaaatcaccaccaccgAAGTCACCACCGCCAAAGTCGCCTCCACCATAGTCACCACCATTATCGTAACCATCTTGGTAACCATCTTGATACCCTTCCATCCTCTCGTGATCGTCCCAATCATTTATGGCACTTCCAAGAAGCATACCTCCTAGTAAACCACCACCGACTCCTAATGCCATGTTACCTGCCCCACCACCAAATCTacttctttgttgttgctgttgtggtGGGTATTGTCCATATCCTTGTGGTGGATAACCTCCGTAACCCTGAGGTGGATAACCTCCATAACCTTGTGGAGGGTAACCTCCGAACCCTTGTTGAGGTGGATAGCCACCGTAGCCTGGTTGGGAAGGATATTGTGCGCGAGGTGGTACACCACCTGCACCACCATAACctgcttgttgttgatgacgGTTGAACAAACCTTTGCCTTGCTCGTCCTTTGCAGGAACACTCAGTTTGGAAGAATTTGGTGATGCTGTACCTGCTTTGGATGCAGTAGGGCTGTAAGCTGGAGGTGgaacatcatcatccttGTCAAAAACAGTTCCCTTTGGCGCATCCCACTGTGATTTCTTTGTCGATAAGTCAACATAGAACCATGTCTTGTatttatcatcaaacttTGCGAGCCAACCACTTGGAATTGTTGGTGGCTTATTCGGATCGTCTTTTGccattgttattgtttgtgttttCTGTGGTTTAATCTAATGTGTAACGTAAGGTCACTGGTATTGTTTTATAGATTAACTTTAGAATCCTAATAGACTATTGATGCTTGTATGCAATCTATATCGGAGATGTTGTTAATGATTGCTTTTCTCCGTGTAATGGGGAGATAAATAGGAGAACTGTAAAAATCGTTGAGATTACGTAATTTGACATGCAAAAGAGATTGGTAGCACTAAATGACGCAAACCTGGGCTTAGCGCAACACTTACAGCTATATGCTTTTGTAAATGACAGTTAGTGGCGTGGCAATTAGTTGAGTGCATAGACACGATGCATAGTAAACACTGGATAATACTATCTTAGTTTGAAAGACGACCATCGGTTGTTCGAAGAGTACCAGAGTCTGTATTTTAACTCAAGACCTCCAAACACGAAAGTttataaattgaataaagaaGATTTCTTCATGGTACAACAAGGAAGACCGCGATGAAACGAGTAAACTCTCAGTAACGCAGGTATTCTAtatgttgaatttggttTAGTTTGGGTGCGAGAACCCGGCTGCAAATTGAAACGAGACTCTCTAGTTGACAACATCTTTCCTACTGCTAAAGCGCTTAAGTTTGATTGGATATTAGCCTACACAAACACTCCTAAGGATGTATCTTTTAGAAGCACTCTCAAAAACGTTTCCCTGTCAACACACTATATGCCATACAAAGCTACGAGATTGATGCCTATAAAAATCACCCTTACGAATGAAAGCTCAAATCCTTAAAAACATTCAGATGCATTAGGGTTAGGATAGGCACATATACCCCATTATTGACCTTTAAAAGGATATTACTACTTCTACGCATTCAATATTGCCACTTTCTATGTTGCTGCAAAAGTTTCATCATTCTGTGTCGCGTATTGGAAGctaaaaaaaattgcacTAGTGTCTATGCTGTTGATCAATATTCCACACTTTATCATGTCTGTTTGGGAGCAATTGAAGACAGAAGAGGGACAAACATACTACTATAATAAAGAGACACTGGAAACAAGCTGGACCTTACCAGAGGGGGAAGAAGCCAGTGTTGTTACCTCAGGTTGGCAAGAGTACATCACAGATGATGGGAAAACGTATTATTACAATGAGTCAACAGGGGAAACTACTTGGGATAAGCCAGAAGAGTTAGAAGTGGATGTCACACTGAATgaaaaagaggaagaagaagaagaagaagatgcgATTGACCAAGCTCTCAAGCATCAACCAGTAGAACTACCTACTAGTATGAGTTCTACCGATATTTCGGAAGAGGATGAACAGGCGTTTATTCAGTTTTTGAAGGACAAAAATGTCGACTCGACCTGGTCTTTTCAAACAGTTATGCAGAAATTGGTTAGCAAGCCTGAATATTGGTCCGTTCACAACccaatcaaaagaaagtCCTTATACGAGAAGTACCTTGTTCAAagatttgaagatgaaatcaaaaacaagacAGATGTAATTGAGCGGTTTAAGATaaattttatcaaagaattggaaaagttgaGAAATGAGGGTGAACTTGATTATAGAACTAGATGGATAAGTCTACGAAAAAAATTCGTGGAGGAAGAGAACCCCATTTTCAAGCATTCAATGTTGCCGGATCTAGATTTGGCCAAGATGTTTTACAAGTACACAGCtgagttgaaaaaagaacacGAATATGAAGATCAGAAACTAAAGCATCAAGCAACCGATGAGCTCTACAATTATCTCCACCTGATCAACAATGCATTAGTTCAGAAAACATCTAATTTTCAAGAGCTTTACGCTAATTTAATAGAAGACCCGCgtttcaaacaaaataaacacTTCAGACACTTGAAGGAATTGGATATACTAAATTTATACGAATTTAAACTTTACCCTGAATTGGTAGAGGGTCTAAAGAAGCAAATAAAGATACAAGAAAAGGTGAATTATCGAAGTGATCGCAAAGCACGCCAAAATTACCGATCCTTACTAGCTACACTAACCTTGGATGCGAAGACCAAATTCAGCGATATTTTCAGCACTAtagaaaatgaagatgcGTTCATCGAGTTGTGTGGCAGAAACGGATCATCACCATTAGAGTTGTTCTGGGacattattgatgaaaagaaacagGAGATGAAGCTACGAAAGGATTTAGTCGAAGCAGTGATCAATgatttgcaaaaaaaaggaGAACTTGGCCAGAGTATATGGGCCACCAAGGATTCATTCGTGGATAAGCTCAAGCAGGTTAAAGACGATAGATTACTACAGTTTAATTTGAAGGAGGAAAGAACTaacaatgaaatttttgatatataCCAAACATTGAAAGATGAACGTGAATTGAAGGAGAGAATAATCAAAAAGAGAGGTATTTCGGAAATTGATATAGGTTCTGCTGCCGGCCCAgcaaagaagatgaagaaacaggtgaaaaagatgaacTATTGAATATTCAGTGTACTAGTCGTGTATAATGTGTAAAaatgttttttttctttttcggAATTAAAAGCATTGTACCAATTGTTAAATCAACGAATTCGCAATTACACCTCAAA is from Candida orthopsilosis Co 90-125, chromosome 1 draft sequence and encodes:
- a CDS encoding Frs1 phenylalanyl-tRNA synthetase, with amino-acid sequence MPTIPVDKEDLFRLLGRSYTTEEFDELCFQFGIELDEDTTEECQGDERPQLKIEVPANRYDMLCIEGIAQALNEFLGNKEQPQYKLKPEIPEITLTIKESTFPIRQYAASAILRNVTFDQRSYDSFIALQDKLHTNLCRNRTLVAIGTHDLDTLTPPFTYEALQPKDIIFKPLNQSKVMDGEELMEFYEKDKNIGKYLHIIRDSPVYPVMLDANRTVASLPPIINSDHSKITLNTRNVWIDVTGTDRTKTEIVIETLVAMFSRYSQTPFEIEPLKVISEHNGETRVTPKVTPREAKAEISYINSCLGLNYSGEEIAKLLKKMSLEATPSKDDNDILDVKIPITRSDILHQCDIMEDAAIGYGYDNLKKTKPSSESMVASALPVNKVADILRLASSQAGYSEVMPLTLCSHDENFGWLRKKDDGSAVKLENPKTIEYQVVRTTLLPGILKTIKENRKHSLPIKVFECGDIVLKDSSLERGAFNQRNWAAIYAGKTSGFEYVQGLLGKIMQTMRTPWLENPSKDERRGYWIEEDKTNTTFFNGRGAKIFFRSQPNGEVKEIGGIGVLHPEVMSNFDIPYAASSVELNAEVFL
- a CDS encoding Sec4 GTPase (small member of Rab family), which translates into the protein MSGKGASSKAYDMIMKLLLVGDSGVGKSCLLLRFVEDKFNPSFITTIGIDFKIRTIESKGKKIKLQVWDTAGQERFRTITTAYYRGAMGIVIIYDVTDSRSFENVENWFQTVSQHANEDAQIFLVGNKCDDDVNRQVSKEQGEELASKLHVPFLEASAKSNENVDAIFYELAGIIQEKHVNDNAGAATGGGAGGVDVSQGNSGVKNNCC
- a CDS encoding Mci4 NADH-ubiquinone dehydrogenase — its product is MRFTSVLRQIPKLKLSEVIVRAGEGLPTGITGIYKHPNPRPALVTLYHEQLKVLNDKFPKDSVYRQSVEQLTKNRLKIVEEEEITENIENKIGNGLIEELVIQAAEELNLSHELSALKCWEELEEKPLDDQWVYFGKKI
- a CDS encoding Ifu5 predicted membrane protein: MAKDDPNKPPTIPSGWLAKFDDKYKTWFYVDLSTKKSQWDAPKGTVFDKDDDVPPPAYSPTASKAGTASPNSSKSSVPAKDEQGKGLFNRHQQQAGYGGAGGVPPRAQYPSQPGYGGYPPQQGFGGYPPQGYGGYPPQGYGGYPPQGYGQYPPQQQQQRSRFGGGAGNMALGVGGGLLGGMLLGSAINDWDDHERMEGYQDGYQDGYDNGGDYGGGDFGGGDFGGGDF
- a CDS encoding Prp40 protein (S. cerevisiae homolog PRP40 has RNA binding, has role in nuclear mRNA splicing, via and localizes to U1 snRNP, U2-type prespliceosome), giving the protein MSLINIPHFIMSVWEQLKTEEGQTYYYNKETSETSWTLPEGEEASVVTSGWQEYITDDGKTYYYNESTGETTWDKPEELEVDVTSNEKEEEEEEEDAIDQALKHQPVELPTSMSSTDISEEDEQAFIQFLKDKNVDSTWSFQTVMQKLVSKPEYWSVHNPIKRKSLYEKYLVQRFEDEIKNKTDVIERFKINFIKELEKLRNEGELDYRTRWISLRKKFVEEENPIFKHSMLPDLDLAKMFYKYTAELKKEHEYEDQKLKHQATDELYNYLHSINNALVQKTSNFQELYANLIEDPRFKQNKHFRHLKELDILNLYEFKLYPELVEGLKKQIKIQEKVNYRSDRKARQNYRSLLATLTLDAKTKFSDIFSTIENEDAFIELCGRNGSSPLELFWDIIDEKKQEMKLRKDLVEAVINDLQKKGELGQSIWATKDSFVDKLKQVKDDRLLQFNLKEERTNNEIFDIYQTLKDERELKERIIKKRGISEIDIGSAAGPAKKMKKQVKKMNY